A window from Fusarium musae strain F31 chromosome 8, whole genome shotgun sequence encodes these proteins:
- a CDS encoding hypothetical protein (EggNog:ENOG41): protein MLVQRQKLLANLPDGGIDSPQLEATRRNDVAIVKLLLQARDIDVNYPSHEPPLCIAAEKGYEAIVKLLLNTRDIDVDNLDGIGDTPLLVASMFGYAGIVRRLLRTSKVDADPNDGCGDTAFSWAVKYGHVDVIKLLLRQDGIDFNWWVDGRTALGWAVHVNNEELFFTLLDFGRIDIESRDCRWGLSRYTASSLIDALEHGNTKIFQTLLTLPGVDFNRTDDDDGRTALMHAVQAGQHDIVKQLLGTGKVDIGARDDNGRSAMDTAQEQGNSEITLLLLKYRQN, encoded by the coding sequence ATGCTTGTTCAGAGACAGAAACTTCTAGCTAACCTTCCCGACGGAGGGATAGACTCACCGCAGCTAGAGGCTACCCGAAGGAATGATGTGGCTATTGTCAAGCTGTTGTTGCAGGCACGCGACATTGATGTTAATTATCCATCTCATGAACCTCCTCTTTGCATTGCCGCTGAAAAAGGCTACGAAGCGATAGTCAAGCTACTGCTCAACACACGAGATATAGACGTCGACAACCTAGATGGCATCGGCGACACACCTTTACTCGTGGCCTCAATGTTTGGCTACGCCGGCATCGTGAGGCGACTTCTCAGAACGAGCAAGGTTGATGCTGATCCTAACGACGGATGCGGAGATACTGCATTTTCATGGGCTGTTAAATACGGGCACGTTGACGTGATCAAACTTCTACTCCGCCAAGACGGTATCGATTTCAATTGGTGGGTAGATGGTCGTACAGCTCTTGGGTGGGCTGTACATGTGAATAACGAGGAACTCTTCTTCACGCTCCTGGACTTTGGTCGCATTGACATTGAGTCGCGAGACTGCCGCTGGGGCCTCTCACGCTATACTGCATCATCTTTAATCGATGCTTTGGAACATGGCAATACAAAGATTTTTCAGACGCTCCTGACACTTCCGGGAGTGGACTTTAACAGAacggacgatgatgatgggcgcACTGCGCTTATGCATGCAGTTCAAGCGGGACAGCATGATATAGTGAAGCAGCTTCTGGGGACTGGCAAGGTGGACATAGGAGCTAGGGATGATAATGGCCGAAGTGCAATGGACACAGCTCAAGAACAGGGCAACAGTGAGATAACGCTACTACTGCTTAAATATCGTCAGAATTAA